In Equus przewalskii isolate Varuska chromosome 6, EquPr2, whole genome shotgun sequence, one DNA window encodes the following:
- the LOC103565906 gene encoding olfactory receptor 52P1 — MESPNYTNLDSSVFFLLGIPGLEQFHLWFSLPVCCLGTATIVGNMTILVVVATEPALHKPVYLFLCMLSTIDLAASFSTVPKLLAILWCGAGDISASGCLAQMFFIHAFCMMESTVLLAMAFDRYVAICHPLRYTTILTDTIIARIGVVAMVRGSMLMLPCPFLIGRLSFCQSHVIPHTYCEHMAVVKLACGDTRPNRMYGLTAALLVIGVDLFCIGLSYVLIARAVLRLSSHEARSKALGTCGSHVCVILISYTPALFSFFTHRFGRHIPIHIHILFANVYLLFPPALNPMVYGVKTREIRERVVKVFQRGKGTQIKASE; from the coding sequence ATGGAGTCTCCTAATTATACCAATCTggactcttctgttttcttcctcctggGCATCCCAGGTCTGGAACAGTTCCACCTGTGGTTCTCACTCCCTGTGTGCTGCCTGGGCACAGCCACAATTGTGGGCAACATGACCATCTTGGTTGTTGTTGCCACTGAACCAGCCCTGCACAAGCCTGTGTACCTGTTCCTGTGCATGCTCTCAACTATTGACttggctgcctccttctccacaGTTCCCAAGCTACTCGCCATCCTCTGGTGTGGAGCTGGAGACATCTCTGCCTCTGgctgcctggcacagatgttcttCATTCACGCCTTCTGCATGATGGAGTCCACCGTGCTGCTGGCCATGGCCTTTGATCGCTATGTGGCCATTTGCCACCCACTCCGCTACACCACTATCCTCACTGACACCATCATTGCCCGCATTGGAGTGGTTGCTATGGTGCGGGGCTCCATGCTAATGCTCCCATGTCCCTTTCTAATTGGACGTTTGAGCTTCTGCCAAAGCCATGTGATCCCCCACACATACTGTGAGCACATGGCTGTAGTGAAGCTAGCCTGTGGGGACACTAGGCCTAACCGCATGTATGGGCTGACAGCAGCACTGTTGGTCATTGGAGTTGACTTATTCTGCATTGGTCTTTCTTATGTCCTCATTGCACGAGCTGTCCTTCGCCTCTCATCCCATGAAGCTCGGTCCAAGGCCCTAGGGACCTGTGGTTCCCATGTCTGTGTCATCCTAATCTCTTACACACcagccctcttctctttctttacccATCGCTTTGGCCGTCACATTCCAATCCATATTCACATTCTTTTTGCCAATGTCTATCTGCTCTTCCCACCTGCTCTTAACCCTATGGTATATGGAGTTAAGACCAGAGAAATTCGGGAAAGAGTTGTCAAAGTGTTTCAAAGGGGTAAAGGAACCCAGATCAAAGCATCTGAGTGA